The following are encoded in a window of Ruminiclostridium herbifermentans genomic DNA:
- a CDS encoding BtrH N-terminal domain-containing protein, with the protein MSKHSILNVPMYFTPYTNDCFQNAFGSIISYLGLNPDIILADYLSFVYDGKTGFAGVNYIHKDATSVEFSEEDLNTSLEYVVYPATTYYNKQKEETSNSVEDDKIKITWYIEDDQDVAYARMKELIDKDIPVVVVVDMYYMKYHKAYQKEHGLHAVVVTGYNEEENYVEIFDKYRFSNCDFVGQISIDELKLARSSENNSGRVSRPIRNLWMEFSKSEQFFYNDDRWRTLIKESCIRMRGEREILGYKCGLDSLEEFRKDLLAKKEQKPEPQLMDLFRYYYSALFRTLSRSRKRFCAFINAIGSSLPEELVNDLTNLLKEAADSWEINANLIIRLSITKKMDSIDKVDEQLRIIWNCEKTVVDKLYKYINEN; encoded by the coding sequence ATGAGCAAACACTCTATTTTGAATGTTCCAATGTATTTTACACCATATACCAATGATTGCTTTCAAAATGCGTTTGGTTCTATAATATCATATTTAGGGCTAAACCCCGATATAATACTCGCTGATTACCTTTCATTTGTATATGATGGCAAAACTGGATTTGCCGGTGTTAATTACATTCATAAAGATGCAACGTCAGTTGAGTTTAGTGAAGAGGACTTAAACACTTCATTGGAATACGTAGTTTATCCAGCAACAACCTACTATAACAAGCAAAAAGAAGAAACTAGTAATAGTGTTGAGGATGATAAGATTAAAATAACCTGGTACATAGAGGACGACCAGGATGTTGCTTATGCCCGCATGAAAGAACTGATAGATAAAGATATTCCAGTTGTTGTAGTTGTGGACATGTATTATATGAAATACCACAAAGCTTATCAAAAGGAACATGGTCTGCATGCGGTAGTAGTTACAGGGTATAACGAGGAAGAAAATTATGTTGAAATATTCGATAAGTATAGATTTTCAAATTGTGACTTTGTAGGACAAATATCAATTGATGAATTAAAGCTGGCTAGAAGTTCTGAAAATAATTCAGGGAGAGTCAGCAGACCTATTAGAAATCTATGGATGGAGTTTAGCAAAAGTGAACAGTTTTTTTACAATGATGATAGATGGAGAACTCTTATAAAAGAAAGCTGCATTAGAATGCGAGGGGAGAGGGAGATTCTTGGATACAAGTGCGGTTTAGACAGCTTGGAGGAGTTTAGAAAAGATCTGCTTGCAAAAAAAGAACAAAAACCCGAGCCTCAATTAATGGATTTATTCAGATATTATTATAGCGCGCTATTTAGGACCTTATCTAGAAGCCGAAAGCGCTTTTGTGCATTTATAAATGCAATAGGTTCTTCATTGCCGGAGGAACTGGTAAATGATCTGACAAATCTATTAAAAGAAGCAGCAGATAGTTGGGAAATCAATGCTAATCTCATTATCCGTTTGTCAATTACTAAAAAAATGGATTCAATTGATAAAGTGGACGAACAATTAAGGATAATATGGAATTGCGAAAAAACTGTTGTTGATAAGCTATACAAATACATTAATGAGAATTAG
- a CDS encoding acyl carrier protein, producing the protein MTKSEIESRICEIVQTYSQYDGDNIQLQGDLREDYGIDSISLVELLVDIESQFDITFDSSFLTYESFSTAGSIADYINEKLNG; encoded by the coding sequence ATGACAAAAAGTGAAATTGAAAGCAGAATTTGTGAGATAGTGCAGACTTATAGCCAATATGATGGTGATAATATACAACTACAGGGAGACTTAAGAGAAGATTACGGTATTGATTCAATATCACTAGTTGAACTGCTTGTAGATATAGAAAGCCAATTTGATATTACTTTTGATAGCAGCTTTCTTACATATGAATCTTTTTCAACTGCAGGTAGTATAGCTGATTATATTAACGAGAAGTTAAATGGCTAG
- a CDS encoding dTMP kinase has product MERENYTINRQKGILIVFEGISGCGKSKGVEDLYRELLSRGVKTKVIEWNSIYIIRKIVKKLHSMNLLTSWIYSILQWISFLLHYFVEIKPCLGKGYILIADRYIYTGLTRDIANGVKGKTGKRVTKFVRKPDLILFYDIDVKVCYERIERRGKILFRPNRRVQCNKVLKTENLNYLEEMHKEYLNLFKDPELVKETNVIYIPLESYEVTKMIIKNSVEGYISEKTGEGVKVKLD; this is encoded by the coding sequence TTGGAAAGAGAAAACTATACTATAAACAGGCAAAAAGGTATTCTAATCGTATTTGAAGGAATAAGTGGCTGCGGAAAAAGCAAGGGTGTAGAGGATTTATACAGAGAATTGCTAAGCAGAGGAGTAAAAACAAAAGTTATAGAATGGAATTCAATTTACATAATCAGAAAAATCGTTAAGAAACTCCATTCAATGAACTTACTTACTTCATGGATATATAGCATTTTGCAATGGATTAGTTTTCTCCTGCATTATTTTGTTGAAATCAAGCCTTGCTTAGGGAAGGGTTATATACTTATAGCCGATCGGTATATATACACAGGGCTAACAAGAGATATTGCAAATGGAGTAAAAGGAAAAACAGGAAAAAGGGTTACTAAGTTTGTAAGGAAGCCAGATTTAATCCTATTTTATGATATAGACGTTAAGGTATGTTATGAAAGAATTGAAAGAAGGGGAAAAATTCTGTTCCGACCCAATAGAAGGGTTCAATGTAATAAGGTTTTGAAGACTGAAAACCTAAATTACTTAGAAGAAATGCATAAAGAATATCTAAACTTATTCAAAGACCCAGAACTAGTTAAAGAAACAAATGTAATATACATTCCGCTAGAAAGTTATGAAGTTACAAAAATGATAATCAAAAATTCAGTGGAAGGATACATTAGTGAAAAGACAGGTGAAGGTGTTAAAGTTAAGCTAGATTAG
- a CDS encoding bifunctional metallophosphatase/5'-nucleotidase — MKKYTNLIVIGVILVGIAVFLIYKNVNFNDVLMSFGYYDQKISVVNTGDMHGHICYDNETGGYYTLDQVDIMMGMPLVKYYIDKVKKDNENTLVLDSGDMFHGTNEANIEKAKGVVEAVNLMGYDAMTMGNHDFDFGIDRALEFKTVLNFPIICANVLRDGKPVYEEYRIVEIGGVKVALFGTVEKHALTDTNSRDHKGVVVEDPIITAQRIIPKLKEQSDVIIYISHNGDEIDREIVEKVDGIDLVLCGHHHFLYEKPDKINNSYLVEAGGYTTHVGLADLYLKDGKVKKCTWRVFNTRDNSKADPEVQKVADKYEALAKEAGKEVVGKAAVKLNGMRSDLRFKETNLADLLADAMREAGKADIALMNGGGIRESIPEGDITLYKIGKVLPFTNSLVTIELKGEDIYKCLERGIMQYPNSGANGGFLQVSGITFSFDASKTAGERVVSVKTLDGKELDKNKIYKVATNDYLYNGGDGYEEMVDAKLLYKGELLKDVLAKYIKEKGTVAPKEEGRISVVNERYK, encoded by the coding sequence ATGAAAAAGTATACAAATTTAATTGTAATAGGTGTTATTCTAGTTGGAATTGCTGTTTTTTTAATTTATAAGAATGTAAACTTTAATGACGTATTGATGAGTTTTGGCTATTATGACCAGAAGATAAGTGTTGTTAACACAGGAGATATGCATGGACATATATGCTATGACAATGAAACGGGCGGATATTATACGTTGGATCAGGTTGATATAATGATGGGTATGCCGCTGGTAAAGTATTACATTGATAAAGTTAAAAAAGATAATGAAAATACTTTAGTTCTAGACAGTGGTGACATGTTTCATGGAACTAATGAAGCAAATATAGAAAAGGCAAAGGGTGTTGTTGAGGCTGTAAATTTAATGGGTTATGATGCTATGACAATGGGAAATCATGACTTTGATTTTGGAATAGACAGAGCATTGGAATTTAAAACAGTTTTAAATTTCCCAATAATTTGTGCAAATGTGCTTAGAGATGGTAAGCCTGTCTATGAGGAATATAGGATAGTTGAAATTGGTGGTGTAAAAGTTGCTCTATTTGGAACTGTAGAAAAACATGCACTTACTGATACAAATAGCAGAGACCATAAGGGCGTAGTAGTTGAAGATCCTATTATAACAGCACAAAGAATAATACCTAAGCTAAAAGAGCAATCTGATGTGATTATTTATATTTCTCATAACGGTGATGAAATAGACAGAGAAATTGTTGAAAAAGTGGATGGTATAGATTTAGTTTTATGCGGACATCATCATTTCTTATATGAAAAGCCTGATAAAATAAATAACTCATATCTTGTAGAAGCTGGTGGGTATACAACTCATGTGGGATTGGCAGATTTATATTTAAAAGATGGAAAGGTAAAGAAATGTACTTGGAGAGTGTTTAATACTAGAGATAATTCAAAAGCAGATCCGGAAGTGCAAAAAGTTGCTGATAAATATGAGGCATTAGCAAAGGAAGCAGGTAAAGAAGTTGTTGGTAAAGCGGCGGTTAAATTAAATGGAATGAGGTCTGATTTAAGATTTAAAGAGACAAACTTAGCAGATTTACTTGCAGATGCAATGAGAGAAGCTGGAAAAGCAGATATTGCACTGATGAATGGTGGAGGCATCAGAGAAAGTATACCAGAAGGAGATATAACTCTATACAAAATCGGAAAAGTGTTACCGTTTACCAATTCACTTGTAACGATAGAACTTAAAGGTGAAGACATATATAAATGCCTTGAGAGAGGTATTATGCAGTATCCTAATTCAGGTGCAAACGGAGGATTTTTGCAGGTTTCCGGAATAACATTTTCCTTTGATGCTTCAAAAACTGCTGGCGAACGAGTTGTAAGTGTTAAAACATTGGATGGAAAAGAACTGGATAAAAATAAGATTTATAAAGTTGCTACCAATGATTATCTATATAACGGCGGAGATGGTTATGAAGAAATGGTAGATGCGAAGCTGCTATATAAGGGAGAACTTTTGAAAGACGTTTTAGCAAAGTACATAAAAGAAAAGGGAACTGTGGCACCAAAGGAAGAAGGACGTATTAGCGTTGTAAATGAGAGATATAAGTAA
- a CDS encoding ABC transporter permease, whose product MDKIRPYTKIELLKILFMFFKMNLKSMLEYKFDRFFIALAIFVREMVSIVIMFLILTRFVTIGGWTIHEMFFLYSFLFLSYSIFVFFFTGIRDFDDMVYQGSLDRYLIRPLGLIFQVVSARIDFTATIGHGAVGIILFLYTYKTVGIVWDFKSITYYASALIGGAIIQAALFMISSCFSFWTIRTVNLRNLIFFNCRRFAGYPISFYPGFVQKLLIFIVPFAFVSYFPAQYFLRKPDLSMFWSGYLYLTPLIGVAMFALVYMFWRMGLKRYSSAGN is encoded by the coding sequence ATGGATAAGATTAGACCATATACAAAGATAGAATTGCTAAAAATACTTTTTATGTTTTTTAAAATGAATCTAAAATCAATGTTAGAGTATAAATTTGATAGATTTTTTATAGCTTTAGCCATATTTGTAAGAGAGATGGTAAGTATTGTAATAATGTTTTTGATTCTTACTAGATTTGTAACAATTGGCGGATGGACAATTCATGAAATGTTCTTTCTATATAGTTTTTTATTCCTGTCATATAGCATCTTTGTGTTTTTCTTCACTGGAATTAGAGACTTTGATGATATGGTTTACCAAGGCTCTTTAGATAGGTATTTGATTAGGCCGTTAGGTTTAATTTTTCAAGTTGTATCAGCTAGAATAGACTTTACGGCAACTATAGGACATGGAGCAGTGGGTATAATTCTGTTTTTATATACATACAAAACAGTTGGTATTGTATGGGATTTTAAAAGCATTACATATTATGCATCAGCCTTAATTGGCGGAGCTATAATACAAGCAGCTTTATTTATGATATCTTCCTGCTTTAGCTTTTGGACTATCAGAACAGTAAACCTTAGAAATCTGATTTTCTTTAATTGCAGACGATTTGCTGGCTATCCCATTAGTTTTTATCCAGGGTTTGTACAGAAGCTGTTGATATTTATTGTTCCTTTTGCTTTTGTTAGCTATTTCCCAGCGCAATATTTTTTAAGGAAACCAGACTTGTCAATGTTCTGGAGTGGCTATTTATATCTCACACCTTTAATTGGTGTTGCAATGTTTGCGTTAGTATACATGTTTTGGAGAATGGGACTTAAAAGATATTCTAGCGCAGGGAACTAA
- a CDS encoding ABC transporter permease yields MIKPYLAIAKKSFQNNLAYRADYYAGLINTLILIFVNIAIWKAIYGEDGSYDGVQLKIVLTYIVLGFLMQSFFIMDDYFIQNKITNGLISSDLLKPISFRMLVFSYNLGAAGFKILMNLIPAIFISLLFFEFLPPFSMSMFVFFILSLCLGYLVLYCLNFIVWVTAFWFYQTFSLVTIKDALIAVLSGALIPLWFMPTWLYNFIKMTPFDSIYYIPITIYLGQTPSNEILTVLLKQVLWIALLTVIGHFIWKAATKKLVVQGG; encoded by the coding sequence ATGATAAAACCATATCTGGCGATAGCCAAGAAATCGTTTCAGAACAACTTGGCATATCGCGCTGATTACTATGCAGGCTTGATTAATACATTGATATTGATCTTTGTAAATATAGCCATTTGGAAGGCAATATATGGAGAAGACGGTTCATATGATGGCGTACAGCTGAAGATAGTTTTAACATACATAGTTTTAGGATTCTTGATGCAAAGCTTTTTTATAATGGATGATTATTTCATACAAAACAAAATAACAAATGGATTGATTTCTTCTGATCTTTTGAAGCCTATAAGCTTTAGAATGTTGGTATTTTCATATAATTTAGGTGCTGCAGGCTTTAAAATATTGATGAATCTTATTCCGGCAATATTTATATCTCTTTTGTTTTTTGAGTTTTTGCCGCCGTTTTCAATGTCAATGTTTGTTTTTTTTATATTAAGTTTATGCTTGGGATATCTTGTGCTATATTGTTTGAATTTTATTGTATGGGTAACTGCTTTTTGGTTCTATCAAACCTTTAGCCTTGTTACTATTAAGGATGCTTTAATTGCTGTTTTATCTGGTGCTCTTATCCCATTATGGTTTATGCCAACTTGGCTATATAACTTCATAAAAATGACGCCATTTGATTCTATATACTATATACCAATAACTATATACCTTGGGCAGACTCCCTCAAATGAAATATTAACAGTTCTGCTTAAGCAGGTACTTTGGATAGCGTTGCTCACTGTTATTGGGCATTTCATTTGGAAAGCTGCAACAAAAAAACTTGTTGTTCAGGGAGGTTAG
- a CDS encoding ABC transporter ATP-binding protein, whose protein sequence is MPIIEVNNLTKDYKLNVRKKGLLGSIQSLLIPEYEMKRAVDKISFSIEKGDMVGFIGPNGAGKSTTVKMLTGILIPTDGEINILGMSPSKQRKKIASNIGVVFGQRTQLWWDLPVSDTFDLLKSIYRIPDKEFKSNMDLFNELLGLNEFISQPVRQLSLGQRMRADIAASLVHDPDVILFDEPTIGLDVIAKEKIREFIKVVNKEKNTTMLFTTHDMMDIEKTCKRMIIIDHGTIIYDGTVEQIKDRYGKKRTIVAQFAQNTDDIILPKGVEIIEEADNKKQMQFNRDEVQVSDVISYLTSNYNILDLTIKEPEIESIIREIYEGGINYDKTISGDSQEIVSEQLGISR, encoded by the coding sequence ATGCCAATTATCGAGGTCAATAATCTAACAAAGGACTACAAACTTAATGTTAGAAAAAAAGGCTTGTTAGGGTCAATTCAAAGCTTACTTATTCCAGAATACGAAATGAAAAGAGCGGTTGATAAAATTAGTTTTTCTATTGAAAAGGGTGATATGGTTGGCTTTATAGGACCTAATGGGGCAGGAAAGTCTACTACAGTAAAAATGCTAACTGGTATTTTAATTCCCACAGATGGTGAAATTAACATTCTTGGTATGTCACCAAGTAAGCAAAGAAAAAAGATTGCATCAAATATAGGTGTTGTTTTTGGACAAAGAACTCAGCTTTGGTGGGATCTTCCCGTATCCGATACATTTGATTTATTGAAGAGTATTTACAGGATACCAGATAAAGAGTTTAAGAGTAATATGGATTTGTTTAATGAACTTCTTGGACTAAATGAGTTTATTTCACAACCAGTAAGGCAATTAAGTTTAGGACAAAGAATGAGAGCTGATATTGCAGCCTCATTAGTACATGATCCTGATGTAATTTTATTTGATGAACCTACAATAGGACTTGATGTAATTGCAAAGGAAAAGATTCGTGAATTCATAAAAGTAGTAAATAAAGAAAAAAATACCACAATGCTATTTACTACACATGACATGATGGATATAGAAAAAACTTGTAAGAGAATGATTATTATTGACCATGGAACAATTATATATGATGGTACAGTTGAACAGATAAAAGACAGATATGGGAAAAAGAGAACAATAGTCGCTCAATTTGCGCAAAATACCGATGATATCATTTTGCCAAAGGGTGTAGAGATAATAGAAGAAGCAGATAACAAGAAACAAATGCAATTTAACAGAGATGAAGTCCAAGTATCAGACGTTATATCATATTTAACCTCAAATTATAACATTCTGGATTTGACAATCAAAGAGCCAGAAATTGAATCAATTATTAGAGAAATCTACGAGGGAGGTATTAACTATGATAAAACCATATCTGGCGATAGCCAAGAAATCGTTTCAGAACAACTTGGCATATCGCGCTGA
- a CDS encoding LuxR C-terminal-related transcriptional regulator has protein sequence MENINTGHYMVSKKKFLPSYKIINPVIDTNLITIKLFLSTTYYNLFDSNLFYNFVMLLDTNLSIVSYHINRELMISNINLCQGLNFREENMGISSVSECLHKQEICTMQYYQNENIAFQCLTNCTIPIIINDKTVAYLSTFFMHSKYDAISVNYFKMYAKLLDSTLQFHNLKLNITEYACKTMLPSFSMESLSFCELEVLDQINKGYTNKEIANRLFISENTVKSYVQIISQKLSCENRTQIAVNSVLYSILKYI, from the coding sequence ATGGAAAATATAAACACTGGACATTACATGGTTAGTAAAAAGAAATTCCTGCCCTCCTATAAAATAATTAATCCTGTAATTGATACAAATTTAATTACTATTAAGCTATTTCTATCAACCACTTACTATAATCTATTTGATTCAAATTTATTTTATAACTTTGTGATGCTTCTAGATACAAACTTGTCAATTGTTTCCTATCATATAAACAGGGAATTAATGATTAGTAATATCAACTTATGCCAAGGATTAAATTTTAGAGAAGAAAATATGGGAATAAGTTCTGTATCAGAATGTTTACATAAGCAGGAAATATGCACTATGCAATACTACCAAAATGAAAATATTGCTTTTCAATGCTTAACTAATTGTACAATCCCTATAATAATTAATGATAAAACTGTTGCTTATTTATCAACTTTTTTTATGCACTCAAAATATGATGCAATTTCAGTAAATTATTTTAAAATGTATGCAAAATTGTTAGATTCTACTTTACAGTTTCATAACCTTAAGCTTAATATTACAGAATATGCGTGTAAAACAATGCTGCCTTCATTTAGTATGGAATCTTTAAGCTTTTGTGAACTTGAAGTACTGGATCAAATAAATAAAGGTTATACTAACAAGGAAATTGCAAACCGATTATTTATATCAGAAAATACTGTGAAATCCTATGTTCAAATTATTTCCCAAAAACTCTCCTGCGAAAACAGAACGCAAATTGCTGTAAACTCCGTTCTGTATTCTATCTTAAAATATATATAA
- a CDS encoding HD-GYP domain-containing protein, whose translation MELKVPLIDIILSISSAIDLIDPIITNHHKRVAYISYSIAKEMDLPDKQIKDLVFASLLHDCGSVNLSERKSRFEFGFRCSILQNQAHGNKGWVILRDSTDLHDAAEIIRFHHVYWKESSNAHLKSYEIPITSHILHLADRVDILINRKNDILTQRRYIENTINENSGTMFMPEVVEAFNNLVPKQFFWFDIISPYLDDIIKKVIMPFNVYVDDRGLYQYAEIIHRIIDFRSRYTATHSIGVATCASILASKLGFSDSDTQMIHAAGLIHDMGMLSVSEDILEKPGTLDLNEYNTIKYHTYLTYRLLDSIPGLEKIRDWASFHHEKLDGTGYPFGLESEQLDLGSRILAVSDLFISLIEERSYRDALSIYTTMEIINNAKNLDSDVKTCLRKNLDEIVQKINISKDEVYKNNKDILNFL comes from the coding sequence TTGGAACTCAAAGTCCCATTAATCGACATTATTTTATCAATATCAAGTGCTATTGATTTAATAGACCCCATAATTACAAATCACCATAAAAGGGTAGCCTATATTTCCTACAGTATAGCAAAGGAAATGGACTTACCTGATAAACAAATTAAAGATCTTGTATTTGCAAGTCTGCTTCACGATTGCGGTTCTGTTAATTTATCTGAAAGAAAGTCCAGATTCGAATTTGGTTTCAGATGCTCAATTCTTCAAAACCAAGCACATGGAAATAAAGGTTGGGTAATTCTTCGTGATTCAACTGATTTGCATGATGCTGCCGAAATAATAAGGTTTCATCATGTATATTGGAAGGAAAGTTCAAATGCCCACTTAAAATCATATGAAATACCTATTACAAGCCATATACTCCATCTGGCAGATAGAGTTGATATTTTAATCAACCGCAAGAATGATATTTTGACACAACGAAGATATATTGAAAACACTATCAATGAAAATAGTGGCACAATGTTTATGCCTGAAGTTGTAGAAGCTTTTAATAATCTAGTTCCAAAGCAATTCTTTTGGTTTGATATTATAAGTCCATACTTAGATGATATTATTAAGAAAGTAATAATGCCTTTTAACGTTTATGTTGATGATAGAGGTTTATATCAATATGCAGAAATAATTCACCGTATAATAGATTTCAGAAGCAGATATACTGCTACTCATTCTATAGGTGTAGCAACATGTGCAAGCATATTAGCATCTAAATTGGGCTTTAGTGATTCCGATACTCAAATGATTCATGCAGCTGGATTGATACATGATATGGGTATGTTAAGTGTTAGCGAGGATATTTTGGAAAAACCTGGCACACTTGATTTAAACGAATATAATACTATTAAATACCACACATATCTAACTTATAGATTACTAGATTCAATTCCTGGTCTGGAAAAAATAAGAGATTGGGCTTCTTTCCACCATGAAAAACTTGATGGAACAGGATATCCCTTTGGCTTAGAATCAGAGCAATTAGATTTAGGCTCTAGAATTCTTGCTGTCAGTGATTTGTTTATCTCTTTAATTGAGGAACGTTCCTATAGAGATGCTCTATCTATATATACTACTATGGAAATAATTAATAATGCAAAAAATTTAGATTCTGATGTAAAAACTTGCTTAAGAAAAAATTTAGATGAAATAGTACAAAAAATTAATATATCAAAGGATGAAGTTTATAAGAACAATAAGGATATTTTAAACTTTTTATAG
- a CDS encoding tyrosine-type recombinase/integrase, which translates to MRINMQQQQENKNLEEAYQEFIKYCNVKNLANDTIIFYENCFKSFSKFYPQQAFVRDISISHIHDYILWQKDKNISAIAVNSNLRGVRAFLYFCMKLGYLSKFSIELVKAEKKVKQIYTDSELKLLLKKPNVKQCSFAEYRDWVVINYALATGNRVATIINLKIEDIDFKNGYITLQKTKNKRQQIVPLSSTLSNILLDYLTYRKGQASDYLFCNSFGNQLVDRSLQGSIAKYNKSRGVMKTSMHLFRHTYAKKFLQAGGNVFQLQRLLGHSSLEIVKEYVSLFSEDLKQNYDQFNPLEQMAKSNIQIKLKS; encoded by the coding sequence ATGAGAATTAACATGCAACAGCAACAAGAAAACAAGAACCTAGAGGAAGCATACCAAGAGTTCATTAAGTACTGCAATGTAAAGAACTTAGCAAATGATACAATTATCTTTTATGAGAATTGCTTCAAGAGTTTTAGTAAGTTCTATCCTCAGCAAGCGTTTGTAAGGGATATTTCTATCAGCCATATACATGACTATATTCTCTGGCAAAAGGATAAAAATATCAGTGCAATAGCAGTAAATTCTAATCTTAGAGGTGTTAGAGCATTCTTGTATTTTTGTATGAAGCTTGGCTACCTATCTAAATTTTCAATAGAACTGGTCAAAGCAGAAAAGAAGGTTAAACAAATTTATACTGACTCTGAGTTAAAGTTATTGTTAAAGAAACCCAATGTAAAGCAGTGTTCTTTTGCAGAGTACAGAGATTGGGTGGTCATAAACTATGCTTTAGCAACAGGCAATAGAGTAGCTACAATTATTAATCTTAAAATTGAAGATATTGACTTTAAGAATGGGTATATTACTCTACAGAAGACTAAGAATAAAAGGCAACAGATAGTGCCTCTTTCTAGTACCTTATCTAACATATTACTTGACTACTTGACTTATAGGAAAGGACAGGCTTCTGACTATCTATTTTGTAATTCCTTTGGCAATCAACTTGTCGATAGAAGTCTACAAGGTAGCATTGCAAAGTATAATAAAAGTAGGGGTGTAATGAAAACCTCTATGCACCTTTTTAGGCACACATACGCTAAGAAGTTCCTCCAAGCAGGCGGTAATGTATTCCAGTTACAACGCTTGCTAGGACATTCTAGCCTTGAAATTGTAAAGGAATATGTCTCTTTATTCAGTGAAGATTTAAAGCAAAACTATGACCAATTTAACCCTCTTGAGCAGATGGCTAAAAGTAATATTCAGATTAAACTAAAAAGCTAA
- a CDS encoding BRO-N domain-containing protein codes for MSSNLSLGRGNQPSVIHQVFNFEGSSIKGVMIDGEPWFVARDVAEALGYETLQRMYGNVEREDKKEINPQSLEYQGLCKNSTTFRLMIINESGLYDAIFGSILPSAKRFKKWVTSEVLPQIRKTGSYIGYQAPRTFKEALILALQQQEQIEQLEAEKS; via the coding sequence ATGAGTTCAAATTTAAGTTTAGGGAGAGGCAATCAGCCCTCTGTCATTCATCAAGTATTTAATTTTGAAGGTTCAAGTATAAAGGGGGTTATGATTGATGGAGAACCTTGGTTTGTAGCAAGAGATGTAGCAGAGGCACTAGGATATGAAACTTTGCAAAGAATGTATGGCAATGTTGAAAGAGAAGATAAGAAAGAAATAAACCCTCAAAGCCTAGAGTATCAAGGATTGTGCAAGAATAGTACTACATTTAGACTTATGATAATCAATGAAAGTGGTTTATATGATGCGATATTTGGAAGCATATTGCCAAGTGCTAAGAGGTTTAAAAAGTGGGTTACATCTGAAGTACTCCCACAGATTAGAAAGACAGGTTCTTATATTGGGTATCAAGCACCAAGAACTTTTAAAGAAGCTTTAATACTTGCATTACAACAGCAAGAACAGATTGAACAGCTAGAAGCTGAGAAAAGTTGA